Proteins encoded together in one Streptomyces sp. B1I3 window:
- a CDS encoding DUF3152 domain-containing protein yields the protein MGRHSRKGPELAGRDTGAAAAPGGARGEAREGSGRRRRDAATAAAGNGHGPFHDVPPARGGHPEQREPGGGWGTGPQSRHEGREGQAGAGSELHARQAVARQLSAQQTAQRAAERRTAPESRPAGSPLIPGPRKEFLDAFGAAGPRISPPVRAGGGAGAPGGPDDADGVPDGGGGRVSKGGKGRTFTGIAAAAVTTVLAVVVAGQVAQEPGGGRGVPQAAGADREGSKDASRSEERPTPQAGRPEVKTLTYAERMAVPYPLAPDLKASGKFEAVPGLAKAPGKGRKYRYRVDVEQGLGLDAGLFAEAVQTTLNDDRSWAHGGAMTFERISSGEPDFVITLASPGTTGVWCEKSGLDTTEDNVSCDSAATDRVMINAYRWAQGASTFGPDKLLIYRQMLINHEVGHRLGHDHASCRTPGALAPVMQQQTKTLNLKGIKCRPNPWVYPGS from the coding sequence GTGGGACGACACAGTCGTAAAGGGCCCGAGCTCGCGGGGCGGGACACGGGGGCCGCGGCCGCTCCCGGCGGTGCACGCGGTGAGGCCCGGGAAGGCAGCGGCCGGCGCAGGCGGGACGCCGCGACGGCGGCTGCGGGGAACGGGCACGGTCCGTTCCACGACGTCCCGCCGGCCCGCGGCGGGCATCCCGAGCAGCGTGAGCCCGGTGGCGGCTGGGGGACCGGTCCGCAGTCGCGGCACGAAGGCCGGGAGGGCCAGGCCGGCGCCGGATCGGAACTGCACGCGCGGCAGGCCGTGGCGCGGCAGCTGTCGGCCCAGCAGACGGCGCAGCGTGCGGCCGAACGCCGTACGGCACCGGAGTCGCGTCCGGCCGGCTCCCCGCTGATACCGGGCCCGCGCAAGGAGTTCCTCGACGCGTTCGGGGCGGCCGGCCCGCGCATTTCGCCGCCCGTACGAGCCGGTGGCGGCGCCGGGGCCCCCGGCGGACCGGACGACGCCGACGGTGTCCCGGACGGTGGTGGCGGCCGGGTCTCCAAGGGAGGGAAGGGCCGCACCTTCACCGGGATCGCGGCCGCGGCGGTGACCACGGTGCTCGCCGTCGTGGTGGCCGGACAGGTGGCGCAGGAGCCCGGCGGCGGCCGGGGCGTCCCGCAGGCCGCGGGCGCCGACCGTGAGGGCTCCAAGGACGCCTCCCGCTCGGAGGAGCGTCCGACCCCCCAGGCCGGGCGGCCGGAGGTCAAGACCCTCACCTACGCGGAGAGGATGGCAGTGCCCTACCCCCTCGCACCCGACCTGAAGGCGTCGGGGAAGTTCGAGGCGGTGCCGGGGCTCGCGAAGGCGCCGGGCAAGGGGCGCAAGTACCGCTACCGGGTCGATGTGGAGCAGGGGCTGGGTCTCGACGCCGGGCTCTTCGCCGAGGCGGTGCAGACGACGCTGAACGACGACCGGAGTTGGGCGCACGGCGGTGCCATGACCTTCGAGCGGATCTCTTCCGGCGAACCGGACTTCGTGATCACCCTCGCGAGCCCCGGCACCACCGGGGTCTGGTGCGAGAAGTCGGGCCTGGACACCACCGAGGACAACGTCTCCTGTGACTCCGCCGCCACGGACCGCGTCATGATCAACGCCTACCGCTGGGCGCAGGGCGCCTCGACGTTCGGCCCGGACAAGCTGCTGATCTACCGTCAGATGCTCATCAACCATGAGGTCGGCCACCGGCTGGGGCACGACCACGCGAGTTGCCGCACACCCGGAGCCCTTGCCCCCGTGATGCAGCAGCAGACCAAGACGCTGAATCTGAAAGGGATCAAGTGCAGGCCCAACCCCTGGGTGTACCCGGGTAGTTGA
- a CDS encoding alpha/beta fold hydrolase, giving the protein MSSTELPGTRAVAAAMAPTVSAVRVAEGEKLRSVELPGLTLTVRSRPGRSTGPAPALYVHGLGGSSQNWSALMPLLADVVDGEAVDLPGFGDSPPPDDGNYSITGHARAVIRLLDAGRRGPVHLFGNSMGGAVATRVAAVRPDLVRTLTLISPALPEIRVQRPAVPTGLLALPGVAPLFSRLTRDWTAEQRTRGVMALCYGDPARISEEAFRHAVAEMERRLELPYFWDAMTRSARGIVDAYTLGGQHGLWRQAERVLAPALLVYGGRDKLVSYRMARRASAAFRDSRLLTLPDAGHVAMMEYPETIAQAFRDMLDERGGS; this is encoded by the coding sequence ATGTCTTCGACCGAGCTGCCCGGTACCCGCGCCGTCGCTGCCGCCATGGCTCCCACGGTCAGTGCCGTCCGGGTCGCGGAGGGTGAGAAGCTGCGCTCCGTCGAGCTGCCGGGTCTCACGCTGACCGTTCGTTCCCGGCCGGGCCGGTCGACGGGGCCGGCGCCTGCCCTCTACGTGCACGGGCTGGGCGGCTCCTCGCAGAACTGGTCGGCGCTGATGCCGCTGCTGGCCGACGTGGTCGACGGCGAGGCGGTCGACCTGCCCGGCTTCGGGGACTCCCCGCCGCCGGACGACGGGAACTACTCGATCACCGGACACGCCCGGGCCGTGATCCGGCTGCTGGACGCCGGGCGGCGCGGGCCCGTCCACCTTTTCGGTAATTCGATGGGCGGTGCCGTTGCCACCCGTGTCGCGGCGGTCCGTCCCGACCTCGTGCGCACCCTGACGCTGATTTCCCCTGCTCTGCCCGAGATCCGGGTGCAACGGCCCGCCGTCCCCACGGGGTTGCTCGCACTCCCGGGCGTCGCTCCCCTGTTCTCCCGGCTCACCCGGGACTGGACCGCGGAACAGCGCACGCGCGGTGTCATGGCACTCTGTTACGGCGATCCGGCACGAATCTCCGAGGAGGCCTTCCGCCACGCGGTGGCCGAGATGGAGCGAAGGCTGGAACTGCCGTACTTCTGGGACGCCATGACGCGCTCGGCCCGGGGCATCGTCGATGCCTACACCCTGGGCGGACAGCACGGGCTGTGGCGCCAGGCCGAGCGGGTGCTGGCACCGGCCCTGCTGGTGTACGGCGGAAGGGACAAGCTCGTCTCGTACCGGATGGCACGCAGAGCGTCCGCGGCCTTCCGCGATTCGCGGCTGCTGACACTGCCCGATGCGGGGCACGTGGCGATGATGGAGTACCCGGAGACGATCGCCCAGGCGTTTCGGGACATGCTCGACGAACGCGGCGGGAGCTGA
- a CDS encoding TetR/AcrR family transcriptional regulator, translating to MTAIEQTEAARPRGTRLPRRARRNQLLGAAQEVFVAQGYHSAAMDDIAERAGVSKPVLYQHFPGKLELYLALLDQHCESLLQAVRTALASTTDNKLRVAATMDAYFAYVEDEGGAFRLVFESDLTNEPAVRERVDRVSLQCAEAISDVIAGDTGLSKDESMLLAVGLGGVSQVVARYWLSSRSTIPRDTAVQLLTSLAWRGIAGFPLHGIDQH from the coding sequence GTGACAGCCATCGAGCAGACAGAGGCAGCGCGCCCGCGGGGCACTCGCCTGCCCCGCCGCGCCCGTCGCAATCAGCTGCTGGGCGCTGCGCAGGAGGTATTCGTCGCGCAGGGCTACCACTCCGCCGCGATGGACGACATCGCCGAGCGGGCCGGGGTGAGCAAGCCGGTGCTCTACCAGCACTTCCCCGGCAAGCTGGAGCTCTACCTGGCGCTGCTCGACCAGCACTGCGAGTCGCTGCTCCAGGCGGTCCGCACGGCGCTGGCCTCGACGACGGACAACAAACTGCGCGTGGCGGCGACGATGGACGCCTACTTCGCGTACGTGGAGGACGAGGGCGGCGCGTTCCGTCTCGTGTTCGAGTCCGACCTGACCAACGAGCCGGCGGTGCGTGAGCGGGTCGACCGTGTCTCGCTGCAGTGCGCGGAGGCCATCTCCGACGTCATCGCGGGCGACACGGGCCTGTCCAAGGACGAGTCGATGCTGCTCGCGGTCGGCCTCGGCGGTGTCTCGCAGGTGGTGGCCCGCTACTGGCTCTCCAGCCGCTCCACCATTCCGCGTGACACGGCGGTCCAGCTGCTGACCTCCCTCGCCTGGCGCGGGATCGCGGGCTTCCCGCTGCACGGCATCGACCAGCACTGA
- a CDS encoding DUF3107 domain-containing protein, producing the protein MEVKIGVQHTPREIVLESGLSAEEVESAVGEALTGKTQLLSLTDDKGRKVLVPTDRIAYVEIGEPSTRRVGFGAL; encoded by the coding sequence GTGGAGGTCAAGATCGGGGTGCAGCACACACCCCGGGAGATCGTTCTGGAGAGCGGGCTTTCCGCCGAAGAGGTCGAGAGCGCGGTCGGCGAGGCGCTCACCGGCAAGACGCAGCTGCTCAGCCTCACGGACGACAAGGGCCGCAAGGTTCTGGTGCCGACCGATCGGATCGCATACGTCGAGATCGGCGAGCCCAGCACCCGGCGGGTGGGCTTCGGCGCGCTGTAG
- a CDS encoding ferritin-like fold-containing protein, with protein sequence MRCMETPDNATEASDEAPAPTGIAAQDWETASADAQYRAAVVDLLGALAYGELAAFERLADDAKLAPTLGDKAALARMASAEFHHFEQLTDRLTAIDEEPTAAMEPFAKALDDFHRQTAPSDWLEGLVKAYVGDSIASDFYREIAARLDENTRSLVLAVLDDTGHGNFAVEKVRAAIEAEPRVGGRLALWARRLMGEALSQAQRVVADRDALSTMLVGGVADGFDLAEVGRMFSRITEAHTKRMAALGLAA encoded by the coding sequence CTGCGCTGCATGGAGACGCCTGACAACGCCACTGAAGCATCCGACGAAGCCCCCGCACCCACCGGTATCGCCGCCCAGGACTGGGAAACGGCGTCCGCCGACGCGCAGTACCGAGCCGCGGTGGTGGATCTGCTCGGCGCACTCGCCTACGGGGAGCTCGCGGCCTTCGAGCGGCTCGCCGACGACGCGAAGCTGGCGCCGACACTCGGGGACAAGGCGGCACTGGCGCGGATGGCGTCCGCCGAATTCCATCACTTCGAGCAGCTGACCGACCGGCTCACGGCCATCGACGAGGAGCCGACCGCGGCCATGGAGCCGTTCGCCAAGGCGCTCGACGACTTCCACCGCCAGACCGCCCCGTCGGACTGGCTGGAGGGACTGGTCAAGGCGTACGTCGGCGATTCGATCGCCAGCGACTTCTACCGTGAGATCGCCGCACGCCTCGACGAGAACACCCGCTCCCTCGTCCTCGCCGTGCTCGACGACACGGGGCACGGCAACTTCGCGGTCGAGAAGGTGCGCGCCGCCATCGAGGCGGAACCCCGGGTCGGCGGACGCCTCGCCCTGTGGGCGCGCAGGCTGATGGGTGAGGCGCTCTCCCAGGCCCAGCGGGTGGTCGCGGACCGCGACGCCCTGTCGACGATGCTCGTCGGGGGAGTGGCGGACGGCTTCGACCTCGCGGAGGTCGGCCGGATGTTCTCCAGGATCACCGAGGCGCACACCAAGCGGATGGCCGCGCTGGGCCTCGCGGCCTGA
- a CDS encoding DEAD/DEAH box helicase, producing MSPFPIQEMTLPVALSGSDVIGQAKTGTGKTLGFGLPLLERVTVPADVESGRAAPEKLTDAPQALIVVPTRELCQQVTNDLLTAGKVRNVRVLAIYGGRAYEPQVEALKKGVDVIVGTPGRLLDLAGQRKLDLSHIRVLVLDEADEMLDLGFLPDVERIITMLPPKRQTMLFSATMPGAVISLARRYMSQPTHINATSPDDEGTTVKNTAQYVYRAHNMDKPEMVSRILQAEGRGLAMIFCRTKRTAADIAEQLEKRGFASGAVHGDLGQGAREQALRAFRNGKVDVLVCTDVAARGIDVEGVTHVINYQSPEDEKTYLHRIGRTGRAGAKGIAITLVDWDDIPRWQLINKALDLKFPDPPETYSTSPHLYEELNIPAGTKGVLPRTERTRAGLRAEEIEDLGETGGRGRKSAASAPAPREERAPRTPRQRRRTRGGDSMEEAAATVPAPSAEVSGDESAEPRTPRRRRRTRVAAPEGVSAVAVAEAPAATTAVKAAPAVAEAVAVEAAPVEAEAEAEAEAEAEAKPRRRRSRAAVKPVSEAAEAAPAADPVVDFQTVAVTAPAVETVATKPRRRARVMKPADEVDFQIAPASEPATETRPRRRPRAATKPRTEAVAEAPVVAEDGAETKPVRRRRPRTAAKAETAAVTTEVATGEDAPAKPRRRRARATTVAETPGN from the coding sequence ATGTCCCCCTTCCCCATCCAGGAGATGACGCTCCCCGTAGCGCTCTCCGGATCGGACGTCATCGGCCAGGCCAAGACCGGCACCGGCAAGACGCTCGGTTTCGGTCTGCCGCTCCTGGAGCGTGTGACCGTCCCCGCCGACGTCGAGTCCGGCCGGGCGGCGCCCGAGAAGCTGACGGACGCGCCCCAGGCCCTGATCGTCGTCCCCACCCGCGAGCTGTGCCAGCAGGTCACCAACGACCTGCTCACCGCCGGCAAGGTCCGTAACGTCCGCGTTCTCGCGATCTACGGCGGCCGGGCGTACGAGCCCCAGGTCGAGGCCCTCAAGAAGGGTGTCGACGTGATCGTCGGCACTCCGGGCCGGCTGCTCGACCTGGCGGGCCAGCGCAAGCTCGACCTCTCGCACATCCGCGTCCTGGTCCTCGACGAGGCCGACGAGATGCTCGACCTGGGCTTCCTGCCCGACGTCGAGCGCATCATCACGATGCTGCCGCCCAAGCGCCAGACGATGCTGTTCTCGGCCACGATGCCCGGGGCCGTCATCAGCCTCGCGCGCCGCTACATGTCGCAGCCGACGCACATCAACGCCACCTCGCCCGACGACGAGGGCACGACCGTCAAGAACACCGCGCAGTACGTCTACCGCGCGCACAACATGGACAAGCCCGAGATGGTCTCGCGCATCCTGCAGGCCGAGGGCCGCGGACTCGCGATGATCTTCTGCCGTACGAAGCGCACGGCCGCCGACATCGCCGAGCAGCTGGAGAAGCGCGGATTCGCGTCCGGCGCGGTCCACGGCGACCTCGGCCAGGGCGCCCGTGAGCAGGCCCTGCGGGCATTCCGCAACGGCAAGGTGGACGTCCTCGTCTGCACCGATGTCGCCGCGCGCGGCATCGACGTCGAGGGTGTGACCCATGTCATCAACTACCAGTCGCCCGAGGACGAGAAGACCTACCTCCACCGCATCGGCCGTACCGGCCGCGCGGGGGCCAAGGGCATCGCGATCACGCTGGTCGACTGGGACGACATCCCGCGCTGGCAGTTGATCAACAAGGCCCTGGACCTGAAGTTCCCGGATCCGCCCGAGACGTACTCCACGTCCCCCCACCTGTACGAGGAACTCAACATCCCGGCCGGCACCAAGGGTGTCCTGCCGCGCACCGAGCGGACCCGTGCGGGTCTGCGGGCGGAGGAGATCGAGGACCTCGGCGAGACCGGCGGCCGTGGCCGCAAGTCCGCCGCCTCCGCCCCGGCACCGCGCGAGGAGCGTGCCCCGCGCACGCCCCGTCAGCGTCGTCGCACGCGTGGTGGCGACAGCATGGAGGAAGCCGCCGCGACGGTGCCCGCCCCGTCGGCGGAGGTCTCCGGTGACGAGTCGGCGGAGCCGCGTACACCGCGCCGTAGGCGCCGTACCCGTGTCGCCGCCCCCGAGGGCGTTTCGGCGGTGGCCGTGGCCGAGGCCCCGGCCGCGACGACCGCGGTGAAGGCCGCACCGGCCGTCGCTGAGGCCGTGGCCGTCGAGGCCGCGCCGGTCGAGGCCGAGGCGGAGGCGGAGGCGGAGGCGGAGGCCGAGGCGAAGCCGCGTCGCCGCCGCAGCCGTGCGGCGGTGAAGCCGGTCTCCGAAGCGGCCGAGGCCGCCCCGGCGGCCGACCCCGTGGTCGACTTCCAGACCGTGGCCGTCACCGCACCGGCGGTGGAGACCGTGGCCACCAAGCCGCGTCGGCGTGCCCGTGTCATGAAGCCCGCCGACGAGGTGGACTTCCAGATCGCTCCGGCCTCCGAGCCCGCGACCGAGACGAGGCCGCGCCGCCGTCCCCGGGCCGCCACCAAGCCGAGGACCGAGGCCGTCGCCGAGGCCCCGGTCGTGGCGGAGGACGGGGCGGAGACCAAGCCGGTACGCCGCCGCAGGCCGCGTACCGCCGCGAAGGCGGAGACCGCCGCGGTCACCACCGAGGTGGCGACGGGCGAGGACGCGCCCGCGAAGCCGCGCCGTCGCCGCGCCCGCGCCACGACGGTTGCCGAGACGCCCGGGAACTGA
- a CDS encoding alpha/beta fold hydrolase, producing the protein MSRPPTFAPPACARARTLSTERGDFAVLDAAPADGAHSTALLLPGYTGSKEDFIALLEPLADAGVRVVSVDGRGQYETAGADRQDAYSQAELARDVLAQAAALGAAGAPGGIHLLGHSLGGQIARAAVLLDAAPFRSLTLMSSGPAEISPDQQKKARLLADTLSRWSMAEVWQAMRAMDPPEDADIGDGEDLRRRWMRHDPAQLIATGAQLSAEPDRVDELAALPLPVHVISGESDDVWPVPLLDVMAQRLGARRTVIEGAEHSPNTARPRETADALVSFWESV; encoded by the coding sequence ATGAGCCGGCCTCCCACCTTCGCCCCGCCCGCCTGTGCCCGTGCCCGCACGCTGTCCACGGAACGCGGCGACTTCGCCGTGCTGGACGCCGCACCGGCCGACGGCGCACACTCCACAGCGCTCCTCCTGCCCGGATACACCGGAAGCAAGGAGGACTTCATCGCCCTGCTGGAACCGCTCGCGGACGCCGGTGTCCGGGTCGTCTCGGTGGACGGCCGCGGACAGTACGAGACCGCGGGGGCTGACCGACAAGATGCTTATTCCCAGGCGGAGTTGGCGCGCGACGTGCTGGCGCAGGCCGCTGCCCTGGGAGCGGCCGGAGCGCCCGGAGGCATCCATCTGCTCGGGCACTCCCTGGGCGGCCAGATCGCCCGCGCCGCGGTCCTCCTGGACGCCGCGCCCTTCCGCTCACTGACCCTGATGTCGTCCGGTCCTGCCGAGATCTCCCCCGACCAGCAGAAGAAGGCACGCCTGCTCGCCGACACCCTGAGCCGCTGGAGCATGGCCGAGGTCTGGCAGGCCATGCGTGCCATGGATCCTCCGGAGGACGCGGACATCGGCGACGGGGAGGATCTGCGCCGCCGCTGGATGCGTCACGACCCGGCCCAGCTGATCGCCACGGGCGCGCAGCTGTCCGCCGAGCCGGACCGGGTGGACGAGCTCGCCGCGCTGCCCCTTCCCGTCCACGTGATCTCGGGCGAGAGCGACGACGTGTGGCCGGTACCGCTCCTCGACGTCATGGCGCAGCGGCTGGGGGCCCGGCGCACCGTGATCGAGGGGGCCGAGCACTCCCCCAACACGGCCAGGCCGCGGGAGACGGCGGACGCCCTCGTCTCGTTCTGGGAGTCCGTCTGA
- a CDS encoding NYN domain-containing protein yields the protein MSQADTRPDGGPDIREQLGRTNELLQRVLAEVSKTPSTHAIFVDAGYVYAAAGLLVTGTEDRRSFDLDAEGLIEAFIDKARTIFADSRLLRVYWYDGARRRIHTVEQQAIAELPDVKVRLGNLNANNQQKGVDSLIRTDLESLARHRAISDAALVGGDEDLVSAVESAQGYGARVHLWGIEAGEGRNQAEPLLWEVDSQRTFDLEFCRPYVTRRPVTMYEDDSPAPAREDVRFVGAQIAATWLSSRGREALADLLPGHPYLPGSVDQDLLVEAERLLQHSLRGHAHLRRALRDGFWHHLQAQY from the coding sequence ATGAGTCAGGCTGACACGCGGCCCGACGGAGGTCCCGACATCCGCGAGCAGCTGGGGCGCACCAACGAACTGCTCCAGCGCGTTCTCGCGGAGGTGTCGAAGACCCCCTCCACCCACGCGATCTTCGTGGACGCGGGATACGTCTACGCCGCCGCCGGACTGCTCGTCACCGGGACAGAGGACCGGCGCTCCTTCGACCTCGACGCGGAAGGGCTGATCGAGGCCTTCATCGACAAGGCCCGCACGATCTTCGCGGACAGCCGGCTCCTGCGCGTGTACTGGTACGACGGGGCCAGGCGCCGGATCCACACCGTCGAGCAGCAGGCCATCGCCGAACTCCCCGACGTCAAGGTCCGGCTCGGCAACCTCAACGCCAACAACCAGCAGAAGGGCGTCGACTCGCTCATCCGCACCGACCTCGAGTCCCTCGCACGCCACCGGGCCATCAGCGACGCGGCGCTCGTCGGCGGGGACGAGGACCTGGTGTCGGCCGTCGAGTCCGCGCAGGGCTACGGCGCCCGCGTGCACCTGTGGGGCATCGAGGCCGGGGAGGGGCGCAACCAGGCCGAGCCGCTGCTCTGGGAGGTCGACAGTCAGCGGACCTTCGACCTGGAGTTCTGCCGCCCGTACGTCACCCGGCGCCCCGTCACGATGTACGAGGACGACAGCCCGGCCCCGGCGCGCGAGGACGTCCGCTTCGTCGGCGCGCAGATCGCCGCCACCTGGCTCTCCTCACGCGGCCGGGAGGCCCTCGCCGACCTGCTGCCCGGGCACCCCTACCTCCCGGGCTCCGTCGACCAGGATCTCCTCGTCGAGGCCGAACGGCTGCTGCAGCACTCCCTGCGCGGCCACGCCCACCTCCGCCGGGCGCTGCGCGACGGCTTCTGGCACCACCTGCAGGCGCAGTACTGA
- a CDS encoding MarC family protein, with translation MFDIAVFGSLFLTLFVIMDPPGITPIFLALTAGRPAKVQRKMALQAVSVAFGVIAVFGVLGQQILDYLHVSVPALMIAGGLLLLLIALDLLTGKTDEPTQTKDVNVALVPLGMPLLAGPGAIVSVILAVQHADGFGGQASVWSAIIAMHVVLWLAMRYSLLIIRVIRDGGVVLVTRLAGMMLSAIAVQQIINGVTQVIRSS, from the coding sequence GTGTTCGACATCGCTGTCTTCGGATCCCTTTTCCTCACCCTTTTCGTGATCATGGATCCGCCCGGAATCACGCCCATCTTCCTGGCGCTCACCGCGGGGCGCCCCGCCAAGGTGCAGCGCAAGATGGCCCTGCAGGCGGTCTCCGTCGCCTTCGGCGTGATCGCCGTCTTCGGAGTGCTGGGCCAGCAGATCCTCGACTACCTGCACGTCTCCGTGCCCGCGCTGATGATCGCGGGCGGACTCCTGCTGCTGCTGATCGCGCTGGACCTGCTCACCGGCAAGACGGATGAGCCCACGCAGACCAAGGACGTCAACGTGGCCCTCGTACCGCTGGGCATGCCGCTGCTGGCCGGGCCGGGTGCGATCGTCTCGGTGATCCTCGCGGTGCAGCACGCCGACGGTTTCGGCGGACAGGCCTCCGTCTGGTCGGCGATCATCGCCATGCACGTCGTGCTCTGGCTCGCCATGCGCTACTCGCTGCTGATCATCCGGGTGATCAGGGACGGGGGAGTGGTCCTGGTGACCCGGCTCGCCGGGATGATGCTCTCCGCGATCGCCGTCCAGCAGATCATCAACGGGGTCACCCAGGTCATCCGGAGCTCCTGA
- a CDS encoding PHP domain-containing protein has protein sequence MRIDLHTHSTASDGTDTPAELVAAAAAAGLDVVALTDHDTVGGHAEAAAALPEGLTLVTGAELSCRVGGVGLHMLAYLFDPSEPELARERELVRDDRVPRARTMVEKLQELGVPIDWEQVARIAGDGSVGRPHIATALVDLGVVDSVSDAFTPQWLGNGGRAYAEKHEFDPFEAVRLVKAAGGVTVFAHPLAVKRGAVVPESVIADLAAAGLDGIEIDHMDHDEPTRARLRGLAAELGLLPTGSSDYHGTRKTVRLGDYTTDPEIYGEITRRATGAFPVPGAGGPLREFRA, from the coding sequence GTGCGCATCGATCTGCACACCCACTCCACCGCGTCGGACGGCACGGACACCCCCGCGGAACTGGTGGCCGCCGCCGCCGCGGCGGGCCTCGACGTCGTCGCCCTGACCGACCACGACACCGTGGGCGGTCACGCGGAAGCGGCAGCCGCCCTCCCCGAGGGCCTCACGCTCGTCACGGGGGCCGAGCTCTCCTGTCGTGTCGGCGGCGTCGGGCTGCACATGCTGGCGTACCTCTTCGACCCCTCGGAACCCGAACTGGCGCGCGAGCGCGAGCTGGTCCGGGACGACCGGGTGCCGCGCGCCCGGACCATGGTGGAGAAGCTCCAGGAACTCGGCGTCCCGATCGACTGGGAGCAGGTCGCCCGGATCGCCGGTGACGGCTCGGTCGGCCGCCCGCACATCGCGACCGCCCTCGTGGACCTCGGTGTCGTCGACTCGGTGTCCGACGCCTTCACCCCGCAGTGGCTCGGCAACGGTGGGCGCGCCTACGCGGAGAAGCACGAATTCGACCCGTTCGAAGCGGTCCGGCTGGTCAAGGCCGCCGGAGGCGTCACGGTCTTCGCCCACCCGCTCGCCGTCAAGCGCGGCGCCGTGGTGCCGGAGTCCGTGATCGCGGACCTGGCCGCCGCCGGCCTCGACGGCATCGAGATCGACCACATGGACCACGACGAGCCCACCAGGGCGCGGCTGCGAGGGCTCGCCGCCGAACTGGGGCTGCTGCCCACCGGGTCCAGTGACTACCACGGCACCCGCAAGACCGTCCGGCTCGGTGACTACACCACGGACCCCGAGATCTACGGCGAGATCACCCGGCGTGCCACGGGGGCGTTCCCTGTGCCGGGCGCCGGCGGACCGCTCCGCGAGTTCCGCGCGTAA
- a CDS encoding DUF6758 family protein, which translates to MRGEPSCPKCGGRVRAPGLFADAWQCSAHGQVHPMQPVIPPSVEALGVVVHRARVPVWMPWPLPVGWLFTGAAYAGDDRSGGRATAVACSGPGPLGGLCELLFVAEELGVGLGARYAGIDGLDPGAGLRLDGAPDAKLLAAGRPTPLWHVKDTPDDRAVFAGEARGLWLWAIVWPERSGLMMYDDLVLTDLRDAGGEVDLVPCGALTPRLLTPP; encoded by the coding sequence ATGAGGGGCGAACCCAGTTGCCCGAAGTGCGGTGGCCGGGTCAGGGCGCCCGGTCTGTTCGCGGATGCCTGGCAGTGCTCGGCCCACGGCCAGGTGCACCCGATGCAGCCGGTGATCCCGCCCAGCGTGGAGGCGCTCGGTGTGGTCGTGCACAGGGCGCGGGTGCCTGTGTGGATGCCCTGGCCGCTTCCGGTGGGCTGGCTGTTCACGGGAGCGGCGTACGCGGGGGACGACCGCAGCGGCGGGCGCGCGACCGCGGTCGCCTGCTCGGGGCCCGGGCCGCTCGGCGGTCTGTGTGAACTGCTGTTCGTCGCCGAGGAGCTCGGGGTCGGACTCGGCGCGCGCTACGCCGGTATCGACGGCCTCGACCCCGGCGCCGGCCTGCGGCTGGACGGAGCCCCGGACGCCAAGCTGCTCGCCGCGGGGCGGCCCACCCCGCTGTGGCACGTCAAGGACACCCCCGACGACCGGGCCGTGTTCGCCGGTGAGGCGCGCGGCCTGTGGCTCTGGGCGATCGTCTGGCCCGAACGGTCCGGGCTCATGATGTACGACGACCTGGTGCTGACGGATCTGCGCGACGCGGGCGGGGAAGTGGACCTCGTGCCGTGCGGAGCGCTCACCCCCCGGCTGCTGACGCCCCCTTGA